In Caldicellulosiruptor obsidiansis OB47, a single window of DNA contains:
- a CDS encoding DsrE/DsrF/DrsH-like family protein translates to MREDKKTIIVFSNDMDKVMAAFVIATGAAAMGDEVTMFFTFWGLNVLRDAKKKVQGKSFLEKMFGAMMPKGVEKLPLSKMNFLGIGPKLMKYMMKKKNVMMLPEMIKQAQELGIKMVACSMSMDVMGIKKEELIDGVEIGGVATYLGEASEAGVNLFI, encoded by the coding sequence ATGAGAGAAGACAAAAAGACAATTATTGTATTTTCAAATGATATGGACAAGGTTATGGCAGCATTTGTAATTGCAACTGGTGCTGCCGCAATGGGCGATGAGGTAACAATGTTTTTTACATTCTGGGGTTTGAATGTTTTGAGAGATGCAAAAAAGAAAGTACAGGGAAAATCATTCTTAGAAAAGATGTTCGGCGCTATGATGCCAAAAGGGGTTGAAAAACTCCCGCTTTCCAAGATGAACTTTTTAGGGATTGGTCCTAAGCTAATGAAATATATGATGAAAAAGAAAAATGTGATGATGTTACCTGAGATGATAAAACAGGCGCAAGAACTTGGTATAAAGATGGTTGCATGTTCAATGTCCATGGATGTTATGGGAATAAAAAAAGAAGAGTTAATTGATGGCGTTGAGATTGGCGGTGTTGCCACATATCTTGGTGAGGCAAGCGAAGCAGGTGTGAATCTATTTATCTAA
- a CDS encoding B12-binding domain-containing radical SAM protein, with amino-acid sequence MILLVAINSKYVHTNLAVRYLYQLCKENYPCDYIEFNINQPLQDVLYEILSKKPEYVAISTYIWNRSYVEKLVEGLKKAQKSIKIILGGPEVYFDSLEEWKFVDFIIRGEGEYSFLDLCEHIAAGREYIQKEYPPFDLSKLPFAYKDENLDQSRIYYYESSRGCPFRCSYCLSSIEKGVRFAPLEKVFEELDYLFKKQVRLIKFVDRTFNANKERAIKIIEFCKQKSQATQVHFEIDPTLLDNDIISAINNSKDNLFRLEIGLQSFNPQTLDAIDRFYDIDRIDKNLKKLMENKKAIVHLDLIAGLPFEDFLSFKKSLDKTLLYFADEVQLGFLKMLKGTKIRNEATKYNYEFFKDPPYEVISNSFISFEEIYKLKKIEDLIDKVYNRQYLYYTLRYIFQKVSPSEFFEKLSSKVDSSLNTREFVKELYRAVKDDFVLDKTILKNLFRFDILRRFPEEFLPEELAVSKEEKERIKQAIYQATEYQALGEPKEIIRRSRACIFEFDIERFIEDNSIEKGYFLYIFFEEKIKKIKLQ; translated from the coding sequence ATGATACTGCTTGTTGCAATAAACTCGAAGTATGTTCATACAAATTTAGCAGTAAGATACCTTTATCAGCTCTGCAAAGAAAACTATCCATGTGACTACATCGAGTTTAATATTAATCAGCCTTTGCAAGATGTACTTTATGAAATTTTGAGTAAAAAACCTGAATATGTTGCAATTTCAACATATATCTGGAACAGAAGCTATGTCGAAAAGCTTGTTGAAGGATTAAAAAAGGCGCAAAAAAGCATAAAAATAATTCTTGGCGGGCCAGAGGTATATTTTGATAGCCTTGAAGAGTGGAAGTTTGTAGATTTTATTATCAGAGGAGAGGGAGAGTATTCTTTTTTAGATTTGTGTGAACATATTGCAGCTGGCAGAGAATACATCCAAAAAGAATATCCTCCGTTTGATTTGAGTAAACTTCCTTTTGCGTACAAGGACGAGAATTTAGACCAAAGCAGAATCTATTATTATGAAAGCAGCAGAGGCTGTCCTTTTAGATGTTCATATTGTCTTTCTTCAATTGAAAAAGGTGTTCGATTTGCGCCTCTTGAAAAGGTCTTTGAAGAGCTTGACTATCTTTTTAAAAAGCAAGTGAGACTCATAAAGTTTGTTGACAGGACATTTAACGCAAATAAAGAAAGGGCTATAAAAATAATAGAGTTTTGCAAACAAAAGTCGCAGGCTACTCAAGTACACTTTGAAATAGACCCAACACTTTTAGACAATGACATTATCAGTGCAATAAATAATTCAAAAGATAACCTTTTCAGACTTGAAATAGGTCTTCAGAGTTTCAATCCACAAACTCTTGATGCAATAGATAGATTTTATGATATAGATAGAATTGACAAAAACTTGAAAAAGCTTATGGAAAACAAAAAGGCTATTGTTCATCTTGATTTAATAGCGGGCTTGCCATTTGAGGATTTTTTGAGTTTTAAAAAAAGCCTTGACAAGACTTTATTGTATTTTGCTGATGAGGTTCAGCTTGGATTTTTGAAGATGTTAAAAGGGACAAAGATAAGAAATGAAGCAACTAAATACAATTATGAATTTTTCAAAGACCCGCCGTATGAAGTTATCTCAAATAGCTTTATTAGCTTTGAAGAGATTTATAAGCTTAAAAAGATAGAAGATTTGATAGATAAAGTTTACAATAGACAGTATCTTTACTATACTTTAAGATACATCTTTCAAAAAGTCTCTCCCTCAGAATTTTTTGAAAAGCTCTCAAGCAAGGTGGATAGCAGTTTAAACACAAGAGAGTTTGTAAAAGAGCTTTACAGAGCCGTAAAAGATGATTTTGTTTTGGACAAGACTATATTGAAAAACTTGTTCAGATTCGACATTCTAAGAAGGTTTCCAGAAGAATTTTTGCCTGAAGAATTGGCAGTATCAAAAGAGGAGAAAGAAAGAATTAAACAAGCAATATATCAAGCTACAGAATACCAGGCTCTCGGAGAACCAAAAGAGATTATAAGAAGATCAAGAGCTTGCATATTTGAATTTGACATCGAAAGGTTTATAGAAGATAATAGTATTGAAAAAGGATATTTTTTATATATCTTTTTCGAAGAGAAAATAAAGAAGATAAAACTTCAGTAA
- a CDS encoding Nramp family divalent metal transporter, which translates to MKNAMEILKYIGPGLLVTVGFIDPGNWASNVAAGSSFGLKLLWVVLLSTIILIVLQHNAAHLGIATGLCLAEATSIYLNKYLAMAVLSSAMLATVSTAMAEILGGAIALEMLFKIPIKLGCLIILPFTIFFLFSNSYKKVERWIIAFVSLIGISFLIELFLVKVPVKDVVFGWVTPSIPSGSLVVVLSILGAVVMPHNLFLHSEIIQSRQWNTQDEKIIKHQLKFEFVDTLFSMFIGFLINSSMIIIAHTTFYTKGILVESLPQAQQMLKPILGNFSATIFAFALLLSGISSSITAAFTGGTIMAGFYRRPYNIEELPTKIGIIIPLVLASIIILFISNPFKALIISQMLLSLQLPITIILQIYLTSSKKVMGKFANSLADKIILSIVAAVVIGLDVFLLITSL; encoded by the coding sequence ATGAAAAACGCAATGGAAATACTCAAATACATAGGACCAGGTCTACTTGTCACAGTGGGATTTATCGACCCTGGAAACTGGGCATCAAACGTGGCTGCTGGCAGTAGCTTTGGTTTAAAGCTTTTGTGGGTTGTACTTCTGTCAACAATAATTTTGATAGTGCTTCAGCATAACGCAGCCCATCTTGGCATTGCAACAGGTCTTTGCTTGGCTGAAGCAACTTCAATCTACCTCAATAAGTATCTTGCAATGGCTGTACTTTCATCTGCTATGCTGGCAACAGTTTCAACTGCTATGGCAGAGATTTTGGGTGGGGCAATTGCCCTTGAGATGCTTTTTAAAATCCCTATTAAGCTTGGGTGTTTAATCATTTTACCTTTTACCATATTCTTCTTGTTTTCTAACTCATATAAAAAGGTGGAAAGGTGGATAATTGCATTTGTATCGCTGATAGGTATTTCCTTTTTGATAGAGCTTTTCCTTGTAAAGGTTCCTGTAAAAGATGTTGTCTTTGGCTGGGTAACTCCAAGCATACCTTCTGGTTCCTTGGTTGTGGTTCTTTCAATACTTGGTGCGGTTGTTATGCCACATAATTTGTTTTTACACTCTGAAATAATTCAGAGCAGGCAGTGGAATACTCAAGACGAAAAGATAATAAAACATCAGTTAAAATTTGAATTTGTTGATACACTATTTTCAATGTTTATTGGATTTTTAATTAACAGTAGCATGATTATAATAGCTCACACAACATTTTACACAAAAGGTATCCTTGTTGAATCACTTCCACAGGCTCAGCAAATGTTAAAGCCTATTTTGGGAAACTTCTCAGCCACAATCTTTGCATTTGCTCTATTGCTCTCTGGTATTTCATCAAGTATCACAGCTGCGTTTACAGGTGGCACAATCATGGCAGGGTTCTATAGAAGACCTTATAACATTGAAGAGCTGCCAACCAAGATTGGAATCATCATTCCATTGGTTCTAGCATCCATCATCATACTTTTTATCTCAAATCCGTTCAAAGCTCTGATAATCTCACAGATGCTCTTGAGCTTACAGCTGCCAATTACAATCATTCTTCAAATTTACCTGACATCATCCAAAAAAGTCATGGGCAAGTTCGCAAACTCCTTAGCAGATAAAATAATTCTTTCGATTGTGGCAGCAGTTGTAATCGGACTTGATGTTTTTCTACTCATCACATCTTTATAA
- a CDS encoding DUF6485 family protein gives MECTLSKNLSICTCTYEPCSRKGRCCECLHYHRKNGQLPACYFSKEAERTYDRSIENFIRDYSSRK, from the coding sequence ATGGAGTGCACACTTTCAAAAAACCTTTCAATATGTACATGTACTTATGAACCGTGTTCAAGGAAAGGAAGATGCTGCGAGTGCTTGCACTATCACAGGAAAAATGGACAGCTCCCTGCTTGTTATTTTTCTAAAGAGGCAGAAAGAACGTATGACCGTTCAATAGAGAATTTCATTCGCGACTATTCTTCAAGGAAATAA